The stretch of DNA GACCGCATGCGGCTCATCGCCCCCAGCCACGGCCTGGACCAGGGCCTGTTCCCCGAGGACTACTACGCCCCCTACATCGACGAGGTGTGGGCGCACTACGAGCAGAACACCATCTCGGTCACCACCAACGAGGGGGTGTTCAGCGGCCGGGTCGAGGGCGGGCGGTTCGTCTTCGACGGCGGCGTCACCCCGTTCGACAAGCCCAGCACCCGGGACGTGCTGTTCTGCGACGGTGCGCTGGCCGCCCCCAACGACGGGCTCAACGGCCCGGTCGCGGCGATCCTCGGCGCCGGCTTCAACCGGTCGACGCTGCTCTCGCACGACCAGCAGCCCACCACCGACGCGGCCGACTTCTACCGGACCGACATCTCCAACCACTACTCGCGGATCCTGCACGCCAACACCGTGGACGGGAAGGCCTACGGCTTCGCCTTCGACGACGTGGCCGGCTTCGCCTCCTACATCGAGGACCCGGCCCCGGTCTCGGTGACCGTCACCCTGACCCCGTTCTGAGGCCGCCGGCACCGGACACGGCGGAGGGGGCGCCCGCCCGGGCGCCCCCTCCGCGCTGCTCGCGGATGATCTTGACGTTGCGGGGGCATCAGAGCACACCGACTACCCCCGCAGCGCCGAGATCATCGCCTCGGGGAGCCGCCGGGCTCCCCGTCGACGATCCAGTGCCCCGAGTCGCTGATTCGATGAGGGTTCCGGGACCGGGGCACAGGCCGCCGGAGGCGGTGCCGAGCGGCCGGGCGCGGAACGGCGCCGGCAGAGACACCGCCGGAAGGCCCCGTCTCGGCCACCGTCGAATCAACGACTCAGGACACTAGCGCTCCTGGCTGGAAGAGGCCTGGCCTTCCTGGCCGACCGCCCCGTCGCGGCCGGCCCCCGGCGGAAGCGCCTGCGGCCCGGTCTGCCGGGGCTGCTGCGGCGCCTGGTACTGCTGCTGCGCGGGCGCGGGCCGGCCGCCGTCCTCCTCGGGCGCGTCGTTCTCGTCGGCGAGCCCCTTGGCCTCGGCCTTCAGGATCCGGGCGCTGCGCCCCAGCGAGCGCGCCAGGGCGGGAAGCCTGCTCGCCCCGAAGATCAGCAGTGCGATCAGGAGCAGCAGAAGAAGCTCTCGTCCACCGATTCCCATGTCTTGCCCCTATCTCGACGGCGCCTCTTGCACCGAAGAGGATACGCCCGCTCCGGCGGCTCTTCCCCCCACCCCTGACCTGGAGCGGGGTGGCGCCGCTCGCACTCGCCGCGCCCGCGGCCGCCGGCTCACCCGGCCAGCGCCGCGGCCTCCTCTTCCTCCACCTCGCGGTTCCACTCGGCCTTGGAGGACTGCCAGGCGTCCTCGTTGCGGCCCAGCCGCCAGTAACCGGAGATGGAGAGCCGCTCCTTGGGGATCCGGTGCTCGACCCGGAGCAGCCGCCGCAGCTCCTTGACGAAGCCGGCCTCGCCGTGCACGAACGCCTGCACCTCCCCCTCGGGGAAGTCGAGGCCGCGGACGGCGGCCGCCAGCGCCTCGCCGACGCGCCGCTCCCCGCGGTGCACCCAGTGCACCCGCACGCCGCTGTGCGCGGCGAGCTTCTGCTCCTCCTCGGGCCCGGCCACCTCGACGAAGACGTGCGCCTCCCGGCCGGCGGGCAGCCGCTCGACCGAGGCGGCGATGGCCGGCAGCGCGCTCTCGTCCCCGGCCAGCAGGTGCCAGTCGGCCTCGGCGCCGGGGGCGTAGCCGCCGCCGGGGCCGAGCATCCGGATCCGGTCGCCGGGGCGGGCCGCGCTCGCCCACGGGCCGGCCAGCCCGGTGTCGCCGTGGTGCACGAAGTCGATGGTGAGCTCGCGCGACTCCGGGTCCCAGGCGCGGACGGTGTAGGTGCGGGTGACCGGCCACTCCGCGCGGGGGCGGTCCCGCCGGATCGCCTCCAGGTCGAAGGGCTCGGGGTAGGTGGTTCCGGGTGGGGTGAAGAGCAGCTTCACGTAGTGGTCGGTGCACTCCCCCATCTCGAACCCGTCCAGCCCGTCGCCGCCGAGGACGACCCGGACCATGTGCGGGGTCACCCGTTCGACGGCCACGACCTGCCCGGTGTGGACCTTCCTCTTGCGCTGTTCCGGCACGGTGTCCCCCTTGGCGTGTACGGGTGCCGCCCGGTCTCTGGGGCCGGATGGCCGGGACGACTCGGACGACCCGAATGGTTAGGTGAGGCTAACCGAAACGCTAGAGCACCGGCGGGCACGGGGCAAACGCGAGGCTCCCCTGCCCCGCCCGCCGGGCCCGGTCCCCGCGCCCGCCGCCCTGGTCATCGCCGGCGCCGGCGGGCTGGCCGCGACGGCCGCGGTCGCCCTGGTGCTGCCCCGGCTGCTGCGCGCGGCCGGGGGCGGCGCCGGGGACGCCGGGGCCGGGCCGCGCACCTCGGCCGCGGCCGCCGAGGACGCCCCGGAGGGCGGCTCCCCCGGCCCGGGCGAACCGCGGGAGCCGGGGGCGCGGCCCTTCGACGACACGGAGGAGTAGCCCGGAGGTCCGGACCGCCGGCGGAACCGCCGGCCTCCGCCGGGCCTTGGGGCGCGGCCGCCGAGAACGCCCAGCGTCCCGGGCCGCCGCCCCACCGGGAGACCGTTGGACGTGCGAACGGTGCCCCGGAGTGCTCGATCGCGGGCCGCGAAAAGCGGCGACCTGGAGCTCAACGCCGCCGTGACCCCTGCGGGGCGCCCCGCAGGAACCGGCGGGGCGGACGGGGGCGGGCCGTGCACCGTCCGGGGCCGCCTCGCCCCGGCAGGGAAGGGGTGGGTAGTGGCGAGCCGTGCGCTGCCCGGCTGCCGTCCTGTCCTGGCTGCGGAGGGGGGCGGGGGCGGGCGGGGAGCCCGAGGCCGCCGTACCGGGCGACCCCCGCATGTCCAGCAGTCTCCGAGGGCCGGGAGGCGCCGCTCTCCTGCCGTCCGGTCCCGGTCCGCGGAGCCGTACCGGTGAGCGGACCCGGGCCGGTCGGCGAAGCGGCGGCGGGCTCCGGCCCGCCCTCCCTTCCCGGCCCGCCGAAAGCGGTCCGCCTCCCGGACGGGCAGGGGCGGGAAGGCCGGCGCCCCGAGCTCGGCGGGCGGGCGCGGGGCCGGAGGGCGGCGGGGGACGGCCCGGTCCGGGCCCCGGCGCGGGATCAGCGCGCGCGGCCAGCGGTGACCCGGTCCAGCCAGGTGAGCAGGTCGGCGACGACCTCCTCCCGGTTGGTCTCGTTGAACAGCTCGTGCCGGGCGCCCGGGTAGGTCCGGTAGGTCAGGTCGGCGACGCCGGCCCGGCGGTACCTTTCGACCAGCTCGTCGCTGAACTCCAGCCCGCGGTTGAGCGAGTCCGCCTCGCCGACCAGCACGTACAGCGGCGGGGTCGCGGGGAGCTTCGGTGTGCCGGTGAGGCGTTCGGCGGCCGCGGTGTACAGGTCGAGCATCGCCTGCTCGTCCAGGCCGGAGCCGCAGAGCGGGTCGGAGAGGTAGGCGTCGACCTGCGCCTCGTCCCGGCTCAACCAGTCGGCCGAGGTGCGGGCCGGCGCGAAGGGGGCGTTGAAGACCTCGACGATCCCGCCCGGGCCCATGACCGCGGCCAGGTGGCCGAAGAGCAGGTCCACGGCGGCCGTTCCGCACAGCACCGCGCCGTCCACCGAGGCCGCGTGGTCGAGCAGGTACTGCTGGAGCGCGAAGGAGCCCATGCTGTGTCCCAGCACCACCAGCGGCGCCCCGGGGTGCCGCTCCCGGATCTCCCCGCTCAGCGCCGCCATGTCGCCGACCAGCCGGTTCCAGCCGTCCTCGCCGAGCACGCCCGGACCGGCGTGCATGGTCCGCCCGTGGCCCCGGTGGTCGTTGGCGTAGACCGCGTACCCGCGTCCGGTCAGCGCCCGGGCGAGCGGGGCGTAGCGCCCGGAGTGCTCGCTCAGGCCGTGCGCGATCTGCACGACCGCGCGCGGGGCGCCCTCCGGGACCCAGTCGTTCACGTGGACCGGCAGTCCGTCCGCCGCGGTGAGGGTGAACAACGGCGCCTCCTGGTCGGGGTAGGGGGCCGGCCGGAGCGCCGGCCCGGGGCCAGCCTAGACGTTGACGGGGGTCTCCCCGCGGTCGAGCGCTCCGCTGCCGGTCCCCTCCGCCGGCCCC from Nocardiopsis composta encodes:
- a CDS encoding alpha/beta hydrolase; the encoded protein is MFTLTAADGLPVHVNDWVPEGAPRAVVQIAHGLSEHSGRYAPLARALTGRGYAVYANDHRGHGRTMHAGPGVLGEDGWNRLVGDMAALSGEIRERHPGAPLVVLGHSMGSFALQQYLLDHAASVDGAVLCGTAAVDLLFGHLAAVMGPGGIVEVFNAPFAPARTSADWLSRDEAQVDAYLSDPLCGSGLDEQAMLDLYTAAAERLTGTPKLPATPPLYVLVGEADSLNRGLEFSDELVERYRRAGVADLTYRTYPGARHELFNETNREEVVADLLTWLDRVTAGRAR
- a CDS encoding siderophore-interacting protein, giving the protein MPEQRKRKVHTGQVVAVERVTPHMVRVVLGGDGLDGFEMGECTDHYVKLLFTPPGTTYPEPFDLEAIRRDRPRAEWPVTRTYTVRAWDPESRELTIDFVHHGDTGLAGPWASAARPGDRIRMLGPGGGYAPGAEADWHLLAGDESALPAIAASVERLPAGREAHVFVEVAGPEEEQKLAAHSGVRVHWVHRGERRVGEALAAAVRGLDFPEGEVQAFVHGEAGFVKELRRLLRVEHRIPKERLSISGYWRLGRNEDAWQSSKAEWNREVEEEEAAALAG
- a CDS encoding twin-arginine translocase TatA/TatE family subunit; this translates as MGIGGRELLLLLLIALLIFGASRLPALARSLGRSARILKAEAKGLADENDAPEEDGGRPAPAQQQYQAPQQPRQTGPQALPPGAGRDGAVGQEGQASSSQER